In one window of Phoenix dactylifera cultivar Barhee BC4 unplaced genomic scaffold, palm_55x_up_171113_PBpolish2nd_filt_p 000511F, whole genome shotgun sequence DNA:
- the LOC120106272 gene encoding uncharacterized protein LOC120106272: MGIRWLLRPFRMLGYTMQDKEWEWYSVHVNNGLTVPPSQSKLKIQSLTVSPSPFSSSVVHSSARPRAAAAAPAPEAERGDSLAAASPRRLSACCRDAASPVRLSLSDSATDDGPRLLGQLRRRRRNEGSPVSPGGLAASPVTKGRRAGLRQWEAGEGGPRMNGAVEVRRPLDVSVFVFGSAAAHGDKVTLAGYCPVSDELEPCRWEIITTAGSDAPLFRNSLLFDGCLSKTNSSTFSLFFNIKGTRNFKITGCIKLLF; encoded by the exons ATGGGGATCAGATGGCTCTTGAGACCCTTTCGGATGCTGGGATATACCATGCAGGATAAAGAATGGGAATGGTATAGCGTGCACGTGAATAAC GGTCTCACGGTCCCACCTTCCCAGTCAAAATTGAAAATCCAAAGTCTCACGGTCTCACCTTCTCCGTTCTCGTCGTCGGTCGTCCACTCGTCGGCTCGTCCTCGGGCAGCAGCGGCAGCTCCGGCCCCGGAGGCGGAACGGGGGGACTCGCTGGCCGCCGCCTCGCCGAGGAGGTTGTCGGCTTGTTGCCGCGACGCCGCCTCGCCTGTGAGGCTGAGCCTGAGCGACTCCGCGACGGACGACGGTCCTCGCCTCCTCGGGCAGCTCCGGCGCCGGAGGCGGAACGAGGGGAGTCCCGTGAGTCCGGGGGGACTCGCCGCCTCGCCTGTGACTAAAGGGCGGCGGGCAGGTCTCCGGCAGTGGGAAGCCGGCGAAGGAGGCCCCCGGATGAACGGGGCTGTCGAAGTACGGCGGCCGTTGGACGTATCTGTGTTCGTGTTCGGATCGGCTGCGGCCCACGGCGACAAGGTGACGCTGGCCGGGTACTGCCCGGTCTCCGACGAGCTCGAACCGTGCCGGTGGGAGATCATCACGACCGCTGGGTCCGATGCTCCACTGTTCCGGAATAGTCTTCTGTTTGATGGGTGCCTCTCGAAAACAAACTCCTCAACATTCTCTCTATTCTTTAATATAAAAGGAACGCGAAACTTTAAGATCACTGGATGCATCAAGTTGCTGTTTTGA